The genome window CTGATAGATGAAAGCAAAGCGGTCTACTTTGCCCTACAGCCGGGGGAGTGCAGCCTGCATGAAGCGCGGCTTATTCATGGTGCGCGTGCTAACACATCGCCGAAACGCCGCGCCGGCTACACAATGCGCTATTTCCCCACCTCCAGCAAAGTCTATCCGGAACGCAATCAGGGTCATAAGATATGGTTGGCGCGGGGTGTAGACCTGGCCGGCAACCGCTATGAGAACGCTTAGCGGCAGGCTCTAGCGACGTTTTGGTGTAGAGATGGGTGGGGGCGCGATATAGGCAGGAACGAGCGTTACTGGGCTTTCACCCACCTCTCCTTGCTCTTTGCGCCGCCAAGCAAGCCTACCTATGGTGGAGGCACGAGGGGATTCGAGGCAAAACGCAGCCAACGATAGGCGCTCTGAAAACCAACTCTTCCACTGGCAGAAGATGTCGGCTGCCGCAGGGCCGCAAAGGATCCATGGCTTCTCTTTAAACCCTTCAATCTGTTTTACTAACTCGTTCACGGAGAACGCAGCTGGCTCTACGAGAGCCCTCGGCAAAACGTCAGACACATCGTAGAGCGCCGCATATACTACCCCGGCACGACATGGCAGCACCACTAAAACAACGGTTTCGTGCAGACCCAAATATTCGGCGGCCAACGCCTCAAGCGCGTTAACCCCGAAGAGAGGACGCCCATAGACCTCGGCAAAGACCTTGGCGGTCATCACCCCGATACGTGTGCCAGTGAAGGAACCTGGGCCTATGCCGACGGCAAAGGTACCTATTTCCTCCAAAGTGACATAGGCGTCGTTACAGAGCCCCTCCAGAGTTGCCGGCAGGTTCTCCGATAGATGCATCTCATGACGAAACGTGCGTTCG of Chthonomonas calidirosea T49 contains these proteins:
- the tsaB gene encoding tRNA (adenosine(37)-N6)-threonylcarbamoyltransferase complex dimerization subunit type 1 TsaB, producing the protein MARSEEPSTGRTSGTLLAIETSGDVCSFAVLCEGQLQAERTFRHEMHLSENLPATLEGLCNDAYVTLEEIGTFAVGIGPGSFTGTRIGVMTAKVFAEVYGRPLFGVNALEALAAEYLGLHETVVLVVLPCRAGVVYAALYDVSDVLPRALVEPAAFSVNELVKQIEGFKEKPWILCGPAAADIFCQWKSWFSERLSLAAFCLESPRASTIGRLAWRRKEQGEVGESPVTLVPAYIAPPPISTPKRR